A single genomic interval of Arthrobacter globiformis harbors:
- a CDS encoding 3-hydroxyacyl-CoA dehydrogenase family protein — MDLVVRNSFGLRLPVMGPMENADYVGLDLTAAVHNYLFPTLNNDSKASLVVTALIEAGHLGAKTGSGLLQWDSNARAAAAERLEQHLLKPVSGPS; from the coding sequence ATCGACCTCGTGGTCCGCAACAGCTTTGGGCTGCGACTGCCGGTCATGGGACCGATGGAAAATGCCGACTATGTGGGGCTGGACCTGACGGCAGCCGTGCACAACTACCTCTTTCCTACCCTGAACAATGACTCTAAGGCTTCTCTCGTGGTGACGGCATTGATCGAAGCCGGTCACCTCGGCGCCAAGACTGGATCCGGGCTGCTGCAGTGGGACAGTAACGCCCGGGCTGCCGCCGCAGAACGCTTGGAGCAGCATCTGCTTAAGCCCGTCTCCGGACCGAGCTAG